One Mugil cephalus isolate CIBA_MC_2020 chromosome 8, CIBA_Mcephalus_1.1, whole genome shotgun sequence genomic window carries:
- the LOC125012789 gene encoding nuclear factor 7, brain-like codes for MAEKVALVESFLSCHVCSETFRDPVSLSCNHNFCSSCLQKFWEQAKNKNCPICKRKSSKENPFVNFALKELADSFAGRQKSGSSETEKGKEKSLMVVCSKHKEEEPKLFCVDEQRAVCPVCEFSLHHNHKVVPIEQAVSDMKEQLKSNLKSLRDKRNKYKQVEETYNEVIEHSKKQLLSTERQIRAEFNKLHQFLKEEEESRLAALREEEEQKGKTVSREMKRIQEQISSLSDSISAVEEELQKHQVPFLSSYKATQTRARAQCSLSDPQLVSGALIDVAKHLGNLAFRVWEKMEEKVHFSPVILDPNTASPWHYLSDDLTSVRCGDTKQQLPDNPERNTNYTTALGSEGFSSGKHSWEVEVGDHPNWIVGLAKESVDRKGEIFVSPEYGIWCLWHRDGKYTNGVGQTVTVKKSLQRIRVQLDYDRGEVSFYNSEDMTHIYTHRDTFTEKLFPYFSVAKAGAAKTSDIRIRK; via the coding sequence ATGGCTGAGAAAGTTGCACTTGTTGAAAGTTTTCTGAGCTgccatgtgtgttcagagactttcagagatcctgtgtctctgagctgcaaccacaacttctgttcaagctgcctgcagaaattctgggaacaagctaaaaacaaaaactgtcctaTTTGTAAAAGGAAATCCTCAAAAGAGAATCCTTTTGTTAACTTTGCACTGAAGGAACTGGCTGACTCCTTTGctggaagacagaaatctggatcatctgagacagaaaagggaaaagagaagtcATTAATGGTGGTTtgtagtaaacacaaagaagaagagcctAAACTGTTCTGTGTGGATGAGCAGAGAGCTGTGTGTCCTGTCTGTGAGTTTTCTCTCCACCACAATCACAAAGTGGTTCCTATAGAACAAGCAGTCAGTGacatgaaggagcagctgaaatCTAACTTAAAGTCTCTGAGGGACAAgaggaacaaatacaaacaagtgGAGGAAACATACAATGAGGTGATTGAACACTCCaagaagcagctgctgtccacagagaggcagatcagagcagagttcaacaagctccaccagttcctgaaagaggaagaggagtccagactggcagctctgagggaggaagaggagcagaaggggaagactgtgagcagagagatgaagaggattcaggagcagatctcctctctgtcagacagtatctctgctgttgaagaagagctgcagaaacaccagGTGCCATTCCTCAGCAGTTATAAAGCCACTcagaccagagccagagcccaGTGCTCACTGTCAGATCCACAGCTGGTCTCAGGAGCCCTGAtagatgtggccaaacacctgggcaacctggccttcagagtctgggagaagatggaggagaaggtccacttcagtcctgtcattctggacccAAACACTGCAAGCCCCTGGCACTatctgtctgatgatctgaccagtgtgagatgcggagacacaaagcagcagcttcctgaCAATCCAGAGAGAAACACTAACTACACCACTGctctgggctctgagggcttcagctcagggaaacacagctgggaggtggaggtgggagatcaTCCTAACTGGATTGTTGGTTTAGCTAAAGAGTCAGTTGACAGGAAGGGAGAGATATTTGTTTCACCAGAATATGGAATCTGGTGTTTATGGCATCGTGATGGAAAATATACTAATGGTGTTGGTCAGActgtgacagtgaagaagagtctccagaggatcagagtccAGCTGGACTATGACAGGGGGGAGGTGTCCTTCTACAACTCTGAAGACATGACTCACATctacactcacagagacactttcactgagaaactctTCCCATATTTCAGTGTTGCAAAAGCTGGTGCTGCCAAAACCTCtgatatcagaatcagaaagtga